A genomic region of Myxosarcina sp. GI1 contains the following coding sequences:
- a CDS encoding HEAT repeat domain-containing protein, with protein MMDLDSIDISLDSSDPQQKMKAIRGLNNYDPEVAVPRLKANIRDREFLVRSFIAMGLGKQQSAESFATLLEMMKFDSDPNVRAEAANSLSLFGSVAVSHLALMFEQDAHWLVRRSIIAALSELHCTDEFFEVCVLGLQGEDQSVIESCIYCLGSFADTAKETAAIEKLLLLTDDEYWRTRMQAARALGKFNNERAIAALNKLKEDLDHRVVGAVLESTV; from the coding sequence ATGATGGATTTAGACTCAATCGACATCTCTTTAGACAGTAGCGATCCGCAACAGAAAATGAAAGCTATTAGAGGGTTAAACAATTACGATCCTGAAGTAGCAGTTCCTCGTTTGAAAGCCAATATAAGAGATCGAGAGTTTTTAGTACGCTCTTTTATTGCTATGGGACTGGGCAAACAACAAAGTGCCGAGTCGTTTGCCACGCTATTGGAAATGATGAAATTTGACAGCGATCCTAACGTTCGCGCCGAAGCTGCTAATTCTTTATCTCTATTTGGTAGCGTTGCCGTTTCCCATTTGGCATTAATGTTCGAGCAAGACGCTCATTGGTTGGTACGTCGGAGTATTATTGCTGCACTCTCAGAGTTACACTGTACCGATGAATTTTTTGAAGTATGCGTTTTGGGTTTACAAGGTGAAGACCAAAGTGTAATTGAATCTTGTATCTACTGTTTGGGAAGTTTTGCCGATACTGCTAAAGAAACAGCGGCTATAGAAAAACTATTGCTTCTAACCGATGATGAGTATTGGCGAACTCGAATGCAGGCGGCAAGAGCGTTAGGCAAATTTAATAACGAGCGGGCGATCGCAGCTTTAAACAAACTTAAAGAAGATTTAGATCATCGCGTAGTTGGAGCAGTATTAGAATCTACTGTTTGA
- a CDS encoding SDR family oxidoreductase — MKLLVVGATGTLGRQIVREALDSDYEVRCLVRNFNKGTFLKEWGAELIEGDLCQPETLTPALQGVEAIIDAATARITDNLGAKEVDWLGKVNLIQAAQAAQVERYVFFSILDCEQHPQVPLMDIKHCTELFLAESGVNYTILKPCGFMQGLISQYAIPILENQVVWVTGESTPIAYMNTQDIAKFAIRALEVPETANQTFPVVGSKAWGAYEIVGLCEKLSGENAKISRVSINVLSLLRRISRFFQWGQNTANRLAFAEVLASGKPLDASMEETYQTFGIDPQEMTTLEEYLQEYFSRIMKKLKEIDYEKNKGKKKKGTKPYRNQF; from the coding sequence ATGAAATTATTAGTAGTTGGTGCAACTGGCACGTTGGGCAGACAAATAGTTCGTGAAGCCTTAGATAGCGATTATGAGGTGCGTTGTTTGGTACGTAACTTTAATAAAGGGACGTTTTTAAAAGAATGGGGCGCAGAATTAATTGAAGGAGATTTATGCCAACCAGAAACGCTGACCCCCGCCTTACAAGGAGTAGAGGCTATCATTGATGCTGCCACCGCTAGAATTACTGATAATCTTGGTGCTAAAGAAGTTGATTGGTTGGGTAAAGTCAATCTCATTCAAGCAGCCCAAGCAGCCCAAGTCGAGCGGTATGTATTTTTTTCAATTCTCGATTGCGAACAACATCCACAAGTGCCGTTGATGGACATCAAACACTGTACGGAATTATTTTTGGCAGAATCAGGGGTGAATTATACCATTCTCAAACCTTGCGGCTTTATGCAGGGCTTAATTTCTCAATATGCTATTCCTATATTAGAAAATCAGGTAGTTTGGGTAACAGGAGAAAGTACCCCTATCGCCTACATGAATACTCAAGATATTGCTAAGTTTGCTATTCGGGCTTTGGAAGTGCCAGAAACGGCAAATCAAACTTTTCCAGTAGTCGGCTCGAAAGCCTGGGGAGCTTATGAAATAGTTGGTCTTTGTGAAAAACTATCGGGAGAAAATGCCAAAATATCCCGTGTATCAATTAATGTATTGAGTTTATTACGTCGCATCAGCCGTTTTTTTCAGTGGGGACAAAATACCGCCAATCGCCTTGCTTTTGCTGAAGTATTAGCTAGTGGTAAGCCTTTAGATGCTTCTATGGAAGAAACTTATCAAACCTTTGGCATCGATCCTCAAGAAATGACTACTCTGGAAGAATATTTACAGGAGTATTTCAGTCGCATCATGAAAAAACTTAAAGAAATCGATTATGAAAAAAACAAAGGCAAGAAGAAAAAAGGAACTAAACCCTATCGCAACCAGTTTTAA
- the hmpF gene encoding pilus motility taxis protein HmpF, translated as MLYLAEIQKQSKGFMSGKETKLKLLACQRNDQTWSIINGNETVELEESYDFGNGALVTIDLGVNRQLQSNPESASQKIIGILQGFTRLIEKTKNQEQEIEQWKESLTIQSEELSRREIEMEARLEQLEQIEEESERLEQQRQEIAHAQAEVEKIKAEFETKSQELAGAWAQLKGQQEDLEQQLQESKVLDEAQATQIREQLQTLSSALDSNNLIKDKLHLVFEAVNTQQGAVNPNWQKLEQYLQDVREKERELSECKARLEHSQQDLQLLTESLAETERQLRSEQKSLAVKQELSEFLNSQRQTYATVLEALDDSRVKSSGREGQKLDLKALENMPLPDLEKTVGELQKDLDRVARFVNDQEEELSWQCKAVEELEAKISEVNEFERLTLEQELADEKEAQKMLNQTLVGQRRSLKERYEILLQHIRILKRRQGIIDLEAESQGVDLEPIVQSLQQQQQTLAEQQEQLEREITTIAQNIERLEAEITEKTERQAQLKTELQQQQDKDRQLSIELTALKFKSEFGQENLQPLQNILDNLHKELEAIEGAIADYSQKNPILALDEVNRILQELTA; from the coding sequence GTGCTATATTTGGCAGAAATACAAAAGCAAAGTAAAGGCTTTATGAGCGGCAAAGAAACAAAGCTCAAACTCCTGGCTTGTCAGCGTAATGACCAAACTTGGAGCATTATTAATGGCAATGAGACAGTTGAATTAGAAGAATCTTATGATTTTGGTAATGGTGCTTTAGTAACCATCGATTTAGGGGTAAATCGCCAGCTTCAGAGTAATCCCGAATCAGCTTCTCAAAAAATTATTGGTATTTTACAAGGATTTACTCGGCTTATTGAAAAAACCAAAAATCAAGAACAAGAAATCGAACAGTGGAAAGAATCTCTAACAATTCAAAGTGAAGAGCTTAGTAGAAGAGAGATTGAAATGGAAGCACGTCTCGAACAGCTAGAACAAATAGAAGAAGAGTCCGAGCGTCTAGAACAGCAGCGTCAAGAAATTGCGCACGCACAAGCAGAAGTGGAAAAAATTAAAGCTGAATTTGAAACTAAAAGCCAAGAACTAGCAGGAGCTTGGGCGCAACTCAAAGGACAGCAGGAAGATCTAGAACAGCAGCTTCAAGAGTCCAAAGTTCTTGATGAAGCTCAAGCAACACAAATTCGAGAACAACTACAAACTCTATCTTCTGCGTTAGATTCTAATAATCTGATTAAAGACAAGCTTCATTTAGTTTTTGAAGCAGTTAATACCCAACAAGGAGCCGTCAATCCTAATTGGCAAAAACTAGAACAGTATTTGCAAGATGTACGAGAAAAAGAGCGAGAACTATCGGAATGCAAAGCTCGGCTCGAACACAGTCAGCAAGATTTACAATTACTAACTGAATCCCTTGCCGAAACCGAGCGACAACTTCGATCGGAACAAAAATCTCTAGCAGTAAAACAAGAGTTGAGTGAGTTTTTAAATTCTCAGAGACAAACTTATGCTACCGTGCTAGAAGCACTAGATGATTCTAGAGTTAAATCATCAGGTCGAGAGGGGCAAAAACTAGATTTAAAAGCTTTAGAAAATATGCCTCTACCAGATTTGGAAAAAACTGTTGGGGAACTGCAAAAAGACTTAGATAGAGTCGCACGTTTTGTTAACGATCAAGAAGAAGAACTAAGTTGGCAGTGTAAAGCAGTTGAAGAGTTGGAAGCAAAGATTTCCGAGGTGAATGAATTCGAGCGTCTGACACTGGAACAAGAGTTGGCTGATGAAAAAGAAGCTCAAAAAATGTTAAATCAAACTTTGGTCGGACAGCGTCGCTCGTTAAAAGAAAGATATGAGATTTTGCTACAGCATATACGAATTCTCAAACGCCGTCAGGGAATTATCGATTTAGAAGCCGAATCACAAGGAGTTGACTTAGAACCAATCGTACAAAGTTTACAGCAGCAGCAGCAAACTTTGGCAGAGCAGCAAGAACAGTTAGAACGAGAAATTACCACAATCGCACAAAACATTGAGCGGCTAGAGGCAGAAATTACTGAAAAAACCGAACGTCAGGCACAACTAAAGACAGAATTACAGCAGCAGCAAGATAAAGATCGACAGTTAAGTATAGAGCTTACTGCACTTAAATTTAAGAGTGAGTTCGGTCAAGAAAATTTGCAACCCTTACAAAATATATTAGATAATTTGCATAAAGAACTAGAAGCGATTGAAGGAGCGATTGCCGACTACAGCCAGAAAAACCCCATTTTAGCACTTGACGAAGTCAATCGCATCCTGCAAGAATTGACGGCTTAA